TGTGCTCAAGCACTATATGATAAGTAATTGTAAAGCGCTCGATGTGATGAAAAATGTAGACACGTACtagaaaatgagaaaaatgaGGACATGGCATATACGATTAACTTAGAATTGTTGGTCTGTTATATGGTATAGATTATGTCATTCTAAAGTagtatttttttaatttcaaaaaaGTTAAACTTGATCAGAGTGGACTACGTGCTACAATAGAAAATTCTGGCGCGTAAGCTATAACATGTAACCTATATATGGTTCGGTGTGTGCATTTCATTCTGTTTTCTCCatttttttgtttgatgtttGATTGAAGGGAGGTTGTCAGTCTTTTTaagcagattttttttttctgttttacttTAGAGATGCTGATCAAAGATGGTGACCCGAAGTACTTGCATGTTGTTGAAGAAGGAGACGAGGCTGTCGAAGAACTTGATAGATATTTTCAGTAAAGATGCTGGTCAAAGTCGGTGATCTGAAGTACTTGCAATACACTTGAAGAAGGCAACAAGGCTGTCGAAGCACTTGATAGATATTTTCTGTAGAGATGGTGATCAAAGTTGGTGATCCGAAGTACTTGAATTGCagactgttgaagaagaagagaaggttATTGAAGAGCTTGATAGATATGTAGTTGGGATAAACATTTGCATGGTGTATTTGATGAGTATGGTCACCAAGTATCGTGAGTGTGGAGGATATTTATTGTTTTACATGTTACTCCTCTATACAAACTATCACATGATTAACCTATGTATAGCCTAATTGGATTTTTCTATGCAGATTTAAAGAACAAAGTTTGGATTTATGGGATACAATTTACAAGACTAAAGTTAGACTCTTGGTAGCATTAGGCACAAGAACATATAGTGAAACTTTATAGCATCATTTCGAGTTCAGGCCTGGCTATCCATTTATCGAGCAAATAAAAAAAGAGATTTGCCTATCTATGGGATTCCCTTCTTGATGCAAATACTTATAATCAAATCTGAATCTTCTGTTGGATTATGTTAGGGATTTCTTCAAAATTTTTAAAAGAAATTCCATTGCTACAATAGTTTTAACAGGTTCATTCAATAGGATACTCTTGGATATCTGTTAGGTCCCTCTAAAAGTAATATTTTCCAAATGGAGCTCCGTTGATACCTACTTAAAAATAGAATGCAAATGGCCGTCCAGGGGATAGATTATTTAAAGCAGTTCATGAAAAATTCTGGTTATATTACAGACATGAATTGGACCCGATCCAAATATTCATCCAGCCCACTATTTTAGTTATTTAATTAGGAATTAATTTAAACATTCACCGATAATAGCGGTTTCTATGGACCATTACTTGGGCCAAGCTTCCAAACAGCCATGCAAAATATAATAACAATCATGGGCATATTGATCAACTTTTGATAGATATCAAAAATGATATATCTATTATAGTGATATGTTTATAGATACCGATACATTGCATAATAATATCAACGGAAACATTTCGAAGACGCTTTGACACTGTTTGGTGATTTGGTGGACAAAACTTATTTTTTCGATGTGCTATTTTGGGATTTCATGTGGAAATTGGATCAAATAGGTTCATGGTCTTGGAATCAATAATTATGATGCTTCTTACCAAGACAAGGAATAAATGAAATCAATAATTATGATACTATACCAAGACAAAGAGCAAACTAAAGAATGTTTTACCTCCAAGATAGCAATCGTTCCTTATATGGAGAAAGATAGCATTTTTAAAACCATGACAAAGAGAATGTGGTATAATACTCATTATATCATACATACAGATTTGTTACCCAttttttataatattattatttataaCATTATAACAAACGCCCAATATTCCTAAACAATAAACAaacccgtgcatcgcacgggcGAGAAACTAGTAGTTTTCTAACAAAACAGCCTACTTTTTAACTCGACTTTCTTTATCAAAATTCATTACAAAAATAGTACACAAACATTAAAAGCTTTGTTGTGGTTAGGATAATATTATATTCAGTTAATGCTACTAGTGAAACTTATCAACCAATCCAATTTTCTAGCTTCAGTACGGATGGATTGTTCAGGGTTCAGTCTTGTGGCTACTCCCTTGATTTTACGCCcccgaaggcacaatcctagcttggccgctgGCTGGGTAGTTGGTTCCATTACCATATTGTACCCATATGGGGTTTTTGGGTAGTGCATTTGTGCATTAATGTTCACAATCATACCGGAACTTACCTTATCAACGGAGATCAAGATGGATTTACTTATTTAGTTATTTATGAACTACATGTGAAAATTTATGAGAAAGTACCATCATAAAACCGTCACTAAAACAAACGAGAGAAATCGCTGTGGAACGACATGTGAAATTTAATGAGAAAGTACGGCCACCATCACTAAAAATAAACGACAAATCGCTCTGCTAACAAAGGCGCACAAAGTTATCATCAAACTtgcaaataaaaacaacaattttACCTACGTGGATGGATTTACTAGTTCTGCAAGCCAATTTAGTACCTTGCGGGCTTGCAGTGGCCGGCATTTGACGAACTCATACTATAGAGTAGAACTATTTCCTATTTAGTAGCTCTTCAATCATTTGCAATgcaattttatcctcgtcttcACCAATCTGTCCACCATCTTCCACCATATGATCGGTTTGGCTTGTTACCATCGCATTCTTGTCTAGGGATACTTTTGCATCAGGTAAATGATCATTTGAAGTATGTTCATTTTTCTTTCCGAACTCAACGGTCATAATCCAATTTGATTCAGAATGAAACCCGGCTCGTTTTTGCCAAACTCCAATATGAGAGTTTTCGTTATCAAGCCTAAGACAAGTAAGAGAAGGTGACAATGTCTTGCATCCACGGCGAAGTTTTGCACTGAGGATTGTAGAGAGTTCCGCCGAAGATTGGGAAACATTATTTGCTTCTGTTTCTGTCGTACTCTTATTGATGGAGAAGTTGGTTTTTGCATTTCGGCCACTCATCAGTATAGCTGCTTCATCATATGCTCGAGCCGCTTCCTCTGCTGTCCTAAAGGTTCCCAACCAAACCCTCCTTTTCCTATGCACAAaataaaaaacgaaaaaaaacatTCATGAGAAATTGTTCGTTATAACGCGAACCAAAGA
This DNA window, taken from Papaver somniferum cultivar HN1 chromosome 3, ASM357369v1, whole genome shotgun sequence, encodes the following:
- the LOC113361128 gene encoding ethylene-responsive transcription factor WIN1-like — its product is MVQSKKFRGVRQRRWGSWVSEIRHPLLKRRVWLGTFRTAEEAARAYDEAAILMSGRNAKTNFSINKSTTETEANNVSQSSAELSTILSAKLRRGCKTLSPSLTCLRLDNENSHIGVWQKRAGFHSESNWIMTVEFGKKNEHTSNDHLPDAKVSLDKNAMVTSQTDHMVEDGGQIGEDEDKIALQMIEELLNRK